In the Sulfitobacter pacificus genome, one interval contains:
- a CDS encoding carbonic anhydrase, with protein sequence MDRVKPLPNYLVQRYHGWKATGYADNKTWYRRLASDGQHPRAMVISCCDSRVHVTSIFGADQGEFFIHRNIANLVPPYEPDGDHHGTSAAVEYAVRVLKVSNLMILGHSNCGGIKGCIDMCKGHAPELEAKDSFVGRWMDILRPRFEVVADMQDTEEQTRAFEKEAVVTSLENLMTFPWLASKVEEGTLSLHGLWTDIGEGGLEHYNPETGKFHVV encoded by the coding sequence CTGGATCGGGTTAAACCGTTACCTAACTATCTGGTGCAACGCTATCACGGTTGGAAAGCAACCGGATATGCCGATAACAAAACTTGGTATCGACGGCTTGCCAGTGATGGGCAGCACCCGCGTGCCATGGTGATTTCCTGCTGTGACAGCCGTGTTCATGTGACGTCAATTTTTGGCGCGGATCAGGGTGAGTTCTTTATTCACCGTAACATCGCGAATCTTGTGCCGCCTTATGAACCGGACGGTGATCACCACGGCACATCCGCAGCGGTGGAATATGCGGTGCGGGTGTTGAAGGTCAGCAACCTGATGATCCTGGGCCATTCCAACTGTGGCGGCATCAAGGGCTGTATCGACATGTGCAAGGGTCATGCGCCCGAGCTGGAGGCCAAGGATAGTTTTGTTGGCCGCTGGATGGACATTCTGCGCCCGCGCTTCGAGGTGGTTGCTGATATGCAAGACACCGAAGAACAAACCCGCGCGTTCGAGAAAGAGGCGGTGGTTACCTCTTTGGAAAATCTGATGACCTTCCCTTGGCTTGCGTCAAAGGTGGAAGAAGGCACGCTTAGCCTGCATGGGTTGTGGACAGATATCGGCGAGGGCGGATTGGAACATTACAACCCCGAAACGGGAAAGTTCCACGTCGTTTAA
- a CDS encoding leucyl aminopeptidase family protein: MPLSFAPSGTATIPLHILAEDQLEAWLDTQPDATRNALTSQGFTGALGQTVSLADPDGAPALAVAGYGTAATRQRGRFHLAAAAPKLPEGDYHLVSDLDADALSAEALGWLLASYRFDRYRKQSPLLARLVAPQGIDAPRIEAQANGEALARDLINTPANDMGPPDLEQAARDLAAQHGADITVITGDDLLTQNFPLIHTVGRAADRAPRLIDLRWGDAGPKLTLVGKGVCFDTGGLNLKPGASMALMKKDMGGAAAVLGLAHMIMATGATVQLRVLIPAVENAVSGNAFRPGDILTSRKGLTVEINNTDAEGRLVLADALALADEDDPDQIVSMATLTGAARVAVGPDLAPYFSDNPAFVTALETAAARVQDPVWRMPFHTPYEAMIEPGIADLDNAPKGGFAGCITAALFLRRFVTESPYAHFDIYGWQPTDAPARPKGGTGQATRALLAALPALLKS; the protein is encoded by the coding sequence ATGCCACTTTCTTTTGCCCCCTCCGGTACGGCCACCATTCCCCTGCATATCCTCGCCGAGGACCAGCTGGAGGCTTGGCTGGATACACAGCCCGATGCCACCCGAAACGCGCTGACATCCCAGGGTTTTACCGGTGCATTGGGGCAGACCGTCAGTCTTGCCGACCCGGATGGTGCGCCCGCGCTGGCTGTTGCGGGCTATGGCACAGCTGCCACGCGCCAGCGTGGCCGGTTTCACCTGGCCGCTGCCGCCCCCAAACTGCCCGAAGGCGACTATCACCTCGTCAGCGATCTGGACGCCGATGCCCTCTCTGCCGAAGCTCTGGGCTGGCTCCTCGCGAGCTACAGGTTCGACCGTTATCGCAAACAATCCCCGCTGCTGGCACGGCTGGTTGCCCCGCAGGGCATCGACGCCCCCCGGATCGAGGCACAGGCCAATGGGGAAGCCCTGGCCCGTGATCTGATCAATACACCTGCCAACGATATGGGGCCGCCCGATCTGGAACAGGCCGCCCGTGATCTGGCAGCGCAACATGGGGCCGACATCACTGTCATCACCGGCGACGACCTGCTGACACAGAATTTTCCACTGATCCATACCGTGGGCCGTGCTGCCGATCGCGCGCCGCGGCTGATCGATCTGCGTTGGGGCGATGCGGGTCCAAAGCTAACGCTGGTAGGTAAAGGGGTCTGTTTCGACACCGGCGGGCTGAACCTAAAACCCGGTGCCTCCATGGCATTGATGAAAAAGGACATGGGCGGGGCCGCTGCCGTTCTGGGGCTGGCCCATATGATCATGGCAACCGGGGCCACGGTTCAACTGCGCGTCCTGATCCCGGCGGTTGAAAACGCAGTTTCGGGCAATGCCTTCCGCCCCGGAGACATCCTGACTTCACGCAAGGGCCTGACGGTGGAAATCAACAATACCGATGCCGAAGGGCGGCTGGTGCTGGCCGACGCACTGGCCCTCGCGGATGAGGACGATCCCGATCAGATCGTCTCGATGGCCACGCTCACCGGGGCCGCCCGTGTGGCCGTAGGCCCCGACCTCGCCCCTTATTTCAGTGACAACCCCGCCTTTGTCACAGCCCTGGAAACGGCTGCTGCGCGGGTTCAGGACCCGGTCTGGCGGATGCCTTTCCATACCCCTTACGAGGCGATGATCGAACCGGGTATTGCCGATCTGGACAATGCGCCGAAAGGCGGATTTGCCGGGTGCATCACCGCCGCCCTGTTCCTGCGCCGCTTTGTGACCGAAAGCCCTTATGCGCATTTTGACATTTACGGCTGGCAACCCACCGATGCTCCCGCCCGTCCGAAAGGCGGCACTGGTCAGGCCACCCGTGCGCTGCTCGCAGCCCTGCCCGCGCTCCTGAAATCATGA
- a CDS encoding P-II family nitrogen regulator: MQTHRAKRVEITIESVMQSRLTDALSKAGVTGYTVLPVLGGSGRSGAWSRSGQVSRASGMVQVVCIIRPERLDDLLEGAFAVVERHIGVVSVSDCDVLRAERF, translated from the coding sequence ATGCAAACCCATCGTGCAAAACGGGTAGAGATTACCATTGAATCGGTGATGCAATCGCGGCTGACCGATGCGTTGAGCAAGGCGGGTGTGACCGGATATACCGTGTTGCCGGTGCTGGGCGGGTCAGGCCGGTCCGGGGCATGGAGCAGATCCGGCCAAGTCAGCCGGGCATCTGGTATGGTGCAGGTGGTTTGCATTATCCGGCCAGAGCGTCTGGATGACCTGCTGGAGGGAGCTTTCGCGGTGGTGGAGCGTCATATCGGTGTGGTTTCGGTCAGTGATTGCGACGTGCTGCGTGCAGAACGGTTTTAA
- a CDS encoding DUF2794 domain-containing protein, with protein MTMHLPPNATPFERPLEQVAFHRTELSVILSLYGRMVAAGEWRDYGISHQRDVAVFSVFRRTAEVPLYRIEKRPKLRNKQGIYAVIGTGGQVLKRGSELRAVLRVLERKLIRAVDLD; from the coding sequence ATGACAATGCATCTCCCGCCGAATGCCACGCCTTTTGAGCGCCCGCTGGAACAAGTGGCCTTTCACCGGACCGAACTGTCGGTGATCCTGTCGCTTTACGGTCGTATGGTTGCCGCCGGTGAATGGCGTGACTACGGCATTTCCCATCAGCGGGATGTGGCGGTGTTTTCAGTGTTTCGCCGCACCGCCGAGGTGCCGCTCTACCGTATCGAAAAACGTCCCAAACTGCGTAACAAACAGGGCATCTACGCGGTGATCGGGACCGGCGGGCAGGTGCTGAAACGCGGCAGCGAATTGCGTGCTGTGCTGCGTGTGTTGGAGCGCAAGCTGATCCGGGCGGTGGATTTGGATTAG
- a CDS encoding C40 family peptidase encodes MSDPRLTPDPSIITTDQPAQITLPVVDLCRSPSDPRDRQLLFGDALRLLNSSAGWSYVQSEKDGYCGYIPADSHGPAAAPTHKVSASATHAYTGGDFKSPDQMRLSHGARVTVIGQDGKFAQTAAGFIPAQHLMPIDQFRNDPATIAALYLGTPYLWGGNSRDGIDCSGLVQAALLACAIPCPGDSDMQMALGQEATAPYQRNDLLFWKGHVALVTDSDTLIHANASAMACTYEPITNAIARIATQGDGPVTAHRRL; translated from the coding sequence ATGAGCGATCCGCGCCTGACCCCCGATCCGTCAATCATCACAACGGATCAGCCTGCGCAAATCACCCTGCCGGTGGTGGACCTTTGTCGCTCCCCTTCCGACCCACGCGACCGGCAGTTGCTGTTTGGCGATGCCCTGCGCCTACTCAACTCCTCCGCCGGCTGGTCCTATGTCCAATCGGAAAAAGACGGCTATTGCGGCTATATCCCTGCAGACAGCCACGGCCCCGCTGCCGCCCCGACCCATAAGGTCAGCGCTTCCGCGACCCATGCCTATACAGGCGGCGATTTCAAATCCCCCGACCAGATGCGCCTCAGCCATGGGGCCCGCGTCACCGTCATCGGCCAGGACGGGAAATTCGCGCAGACCGCCGCTGGCTTTATCCCCGCCCAACACCTGATGCCGATAGATCAATTCCGGAACGACCCGGCCACTATCGCCGCCCTCTACCTTGGCACGCCGTACCTCTGGGGCGGTAACAGCCGCGATGGCATCGACTGCTCCGGCCTTGTTCAGGCGGCGCTGCTGGCCTGCGCCATCCCTTGCCCCGGTGACAGCGACATGCAGATGGCCCTCGGACAGGAGGCCACGGCCCCCTATCAACGCAATGACCTGCTGTTCTGGAAAGGCCATGTGGCGCTGGTGACTGACAGCGACACCCTGATCCATGCCAACGCCAGCGCAATGGCCTGTACCTATGAGCCAATCACAAACGCCATTGCCCGCATCGCAACACAGGGCGACGGCCCTGTCACGGCACATCGCAGGCTCTAA
- the paaI gene encoding hydroxyphenylacetyl-CoA thioesterase PaaI: MTPQERARKCADLMFAADSASAGLGMTIASVGPGQAVLRMKVRDDMLNGHRICHGGFIFALADSAFAFACNSYNQLVVAQQNQITYVAPGQDGEMLTASATETSRSGRSGIYDVTVTGEDGRTVALFRGLSRTVKGQHFDEEGPSA, from the coding sequence ATGACCCCGCAAGAGCGCGCACGCAAATGTGCCGACCTGATGTTTGCCGCCGATTCCGCGTCTGCTGGGCTGGGCATGACAATCGCATCCGTTGGACCCGGACAGGCGGTGCTGCGGATGAAAGTGCGCGACGATATGTTGAACGGGCATCGCATCTGCCATGGTGGCTTTATCTTTGCACTGGCCGACAGCGCCTTTGCCTTCGCCTGCAACAGCTACAACCAACTGGTTGTCGCCCAGCAAAACCAAATCACCTATGTCGCCCCCGGCCAAGACGGCGAGATGCTGACGGCCAGCGCAACCGAGACCTCCCGCAGCGGGCGCTCTGGCATCTATGACGTCACTGTCACCGGCGAGGACGGACGAACCGTTGCATTATTTCGCGGCCTGTCACGCACAGTAAAAGGCCAACACTTCGACGAGGAAGGACCCTCCGCATGA
- a CDS encoding sodium-dependent bicarbonate transport family permease: MDQLLSLAGQNLISPIILCFVLGVAASLARSDLSIPEAVAKGLSIYLLFAIGFKGGVSVAAHGIDATLGLALLAGVVLSALLPLVAFALLRVMTQMSRLDAAAVAAHYGSISIVTFVAATSVLDSRGVAYEGYMVAVAAAMEAPAILSALWLVAKGGGDGTKGMDSALLREIMLNGSIVLLVGSFFIGWATGEDGLAEISSFIVSPFKGVLCLFLLDMGLVAGRGLREGGKILRPAVLAFGVLMPLIGSVIGLGFALALGLSNGGMALMMVLSASASYIAVPAAMRVALPEANPSLYLTLSLGVTFPFNLTLGIPLYVAVSQAMTGG; this comes from the coding sequence ATGGATCAATTGCTTTCATTGGCGGGACAGAATCTGATTTCGCCGATCATCCTGTGTTTCGTGCTGGGGGTTGCGGCGTCATTGGCGCGCTCTGATCTCAGCATCCCTGAAGCGGTGGCCAAGGGGCTGTCGATCTATCTGCTGTTTGCAATCGGTTTTAAAGGCGGCGTCAGCGTGGCGGCCCATGGCATTGACGCGACCCTTGGGTTGGCATTGCTGGCTGGTGTGGTCCTCTCGGCGCTGTTGCCATTGGTTGCTTTTGCGCTGCTGCGGGTGATGACACAGATGAGCCGACTGGATGCGGCCGCGGTCGCGGCCCACTACGGGTCGATTTCAATTGTGACCTTTGTGGCGGCGACCTCGGTTCTGGACAGCCGTGGCGTGGCCTATGAGGGCTATATGGTCGCGGTTGCTGCCGCGATGGAGGCCCCTGCCATCCTTTCAGCGCTGTGGCTGGTCGCAAAAGGTGGCGGTGATGGCACAAAAGGCATGGACAGCGCCCTGCTGCGCGAGATCATGTTGAACGGTTCCATCGTCTTGCTGGTGGGATCGTTTTTCATCGGCTGGGCCACGGGTGAAGACGGGCTGGCGGAAATCTCCAGTTTCATTGTGTCACCGTTTAAAGGTGTATTGTGTCTGTTCCTGCTGGACATGGGGTTGGTCGCAGGGCGGGGCCTGCGTGAAGGCGGCAAGATCTTGCGCCCTGCGGTGCTGGCCTTTGGCGTGCTGATGCCGTTGATTGGATCGGTCATCGGGCTGGGGTTTGCCCTGGCCTTGGGGCTGTCAAACGGCGGCATGGCCCTGATGATGGTGTTATCCGCCTCAGCCTCTTACATCGCGGTGCCTGCGGCCATGCGCGTGGCGCTGCCAGAGGCCAATCCCTCGCTGTATCTGACACTGTCGCTGGGCGTGACTTTCCCGTTTAACCTGACCCTTGGTATTCCGCTTTATGTGGCGGTGTCCCAAGCCATGACCGGAGGCTGA